One window of Candidatus Tokpelaia hoelldoblerii genomic DNA carries:
- the oppB gene encoding ABC transporter permease (bhsal02590), whose translation MGSYILRRLLLMIPTLLGILTVTFIIVQFTPGGPVETVIAQMRGTGGDSLGRVSGGDMGGGGDAFLTAAGGGSQYRGAQGLDPEFIRALEKQFGFDKPVYVRYGEMLWNYIRFDFGDSWFQRRPVTDLIAKALPVSISLGVWQFLLSYLISVPLGIRKAVKDGSSFDVWTSGIIIVGYAVPGFLFGIMLLVFFAGGSFYNWFPLGYLTSDNFDTLSWGGKVLDYLWHITLPVTAMVISSFATVTLLTKNCFLEEIRKQYVVTARAKGLSERAVLYGHVFRNAMLVVIAGFPAAFITAFFTGSLLLEMLYSLNGIGLLGYDAIIKRDYPVVFGTLFIFSLIGIVVTLISDLVYMWIDPRIDFERRDVG comes from the coding sequence GTGGGAAGCTATATTCTACGCCGCCTGTTGCTGATGATCCCGACCCTTCTGGGTATTTTGACTGTTACTTTTATCATTGTGCAATTTACGCCCGGCGGGCCGGTGGAAACGGTGATCGCCCAGATGCGCGGCACTGGCGGCGATTCTCTTGGCCGTGTCAGTGGCGGTGATATGGGCGGCGGGGGCGATGCTTTTCTGACGGCTGCCGGCGGCGGCAGCCAGTATCGCGGGGCGCAGGGGCTTGACCCGGAATTTATCAGGGCGCTTGAAAAACAGTTTGGTTTCGACAAGCCGGTTTATGTGCGCTATGGCGAAATGCTGTGGAACTATATCCGCTTTGATTTCGGGGATTCATGGTTTCAGCGCCGGCCGGTAACAGACCTGATTGCCAAAGCGCTGCCGGTTTCCATTTCGCTTGGAGTATGGCAGTTTCTGCTGTCTTATCTGATTTCCGTTCCGCTGGGAATCCGCAAGGCGGTGAAAGACGGTTCATCCTTTGATGTATGGACAAGCGGCATTATCATCGTCGGCTATGCGGTGCCGGGTTTTCTGTTTGGTATCATGCTTCTGGTGTTCTTTGCCGGCGGGTCGTTTTACAACTGGTTTCCGCTTGGCTATCTGACGTCTGACAACTTTGACACACTTTCGTGGGGCGGTAAAGTCCTTGATTATCTATGGCATATCACCCTGCCGGTGACGGCCATGGTGATTTCATCCTTCGCCACTGTGACATTGCTGACCAAAAACTGCTTTCTGGAAGAAATACGCAAGCAATATGTCGTGACGGCGCGCGCCAAGGGGTTGAGTGAACGCGCGGTGCTTTACGGCCATGTGTTCCGCAATGCCATGCTGGTGGTCATTGCCGGTTTCCCCGCCGCTTTTATCACGGCGTTTTTCACCGGTTCATTGCTGCTGGAAATGCTCTATTCCCTGAACGGTATCGGGTTGTTGGGGTATGATGCCATCATCAAGCGTGATTATCCGGTTGTTTTCGGCACTTTGTTTATTTTCTCATTGATCGGCATTGTGGTGACACTGATTTCCGACCTTGTTTATATGTGGATTGATCCCCGCATTGATTTTGAGCGCAGGGATGTAGGATGA
- the oppC gene encoding ABC transporter permease (bhsal02600) has translation MTASVKHRPAKRRFLSPLNQRRWRNFKANRRGWWSLWLFLALCLVSFSANFIANDRPIIASYKGELLFPVLFDYEAEKFGGVLATPDYRDPDLQKEIDAHGWTVWPPVHYSYATKTDSTAALSPPFWLQSKEERCKLYPQGANDENCRFGNWNLLGTDDTARDLFARVLYGARISIAFTLVLTFFSAVIGIAAGAVQGYFGGWVDLIFQRFIEIWSAVPTLYLLIILASVLVQGFWVLLFVMLLFQWVTLVGVVRAEFLRARNFEYVNAARALGVPDRTIMFRHVLPNAFVAALTYLPFLLTAGISTLTALDFLGFGLPPGSASLGEVMLQASRNLVAPWIGITGFIVMALLLSLLAFIGEAARDAFDPRKTFQ, from the coding sequence ATGACCGCTTCTGTGAAACACCGCCCGGCAAAACGCCGGTTTTTATCGCCGCTCAACCAGCGGCGCTGGCGCAATTTCAAGGCCAATCGCCGCGGCTGGTGGAGCTTGTGGCTTTTTCTGGCTTTGTGCCTGGTTTCCTTTTCGGCCAATTTTATCGCCAATGACCGGCCGATTATCGCTTCCTATAAGGGGGAGCTGCTGTTTCCGGTTTTGTTTGATTATGAGGCTGAAAAATTTGGCGGCGTTCTGGCGACGCCGGATTACCGTGACCCCGACCTGCAAAAGGAGATTGATGCCCATGGCTGGACAGTATGGCCGCCGGTTCACTATTCCTATGCGACAAAAACCGACAGCACTGCCGCCCTGTCGCCGCCTTTCTGGCTGCAAAGCAAGGAAGAGCGCTGCAAATTGTATCCGCAGGGCGCGAATGATGAAAATTGCCGGTTCGGCAACTGGAACCTGCTCGGCACCGATGATACGGCGCGTGATCTTTTCGCCCGTGTGCTTTATGGCGCCCGGATTTCCATCGCCTTCACCCTGGTTTTAACCTTTTTCTCGGCGGTTATCGGTATTGCCGCCGGTGCGGTGCAGGGGTATTTCGGTGGCTGGGTGGATTTGATCTTCCAGCGTTTTATTGAAATATGGTCGGCTGTTCCAACCTTGTATCTGCTGATTATTCTTGCCTCTGTGCTGGTGCAGGGGTTCTGGGTGCTGCTGTTTGTCATGCTGCTGTTTCAGTGGGTGACGCTGGTCGGCGTGGTGCGGGCGGAATTTCTGCGTGCGCGCAATTTTGAATATGTCAACGCGGCGCGCGCCCTTGGTGTGCCGGATCGCACCATCATGTTTCGCCATGTGCTGCCCAATGCGTTTGTGGCAGCGCTCACCTATCTGCCATTTTTGCTGACAGCCGGTATTTCAACCCTGACAGCGCTGGATTTCCTCGGCTTTGGCTTGCCGCCGGGTTCGGCCTCACTGGGTGAGGTGATGTTGCAGGCATCGAGAAATCTGGTGGCGCCGTGGATTGGCATTACCGGTTTTATCGTTATGGCGTTGCTCTTGTCGCTGCTTGCCTTTATCGGCGAGGCGGCGCGTGATGCTTTTGACCCGAGAAAGACATTTCAATGA
- the oppD gene encoding ABC transporter ATP-binding domain (bhsal02610), with amino-acid sequence MSEALLSVRDLSVTFRQDGRAVPAVDHVSFEVGAGETVALVGESGSGKSVTALSVLKLLPYPMAAHPSGKILFGGQDLLAAPEDELRKVRGKDIAMIFQEPMTSLNPLHTLERQISEVLRIHQGMPASAAHKRTLALLKQVGIREPEKRLNSFPHQLSGGQRQRVMIAMALANNPALLIADEPTTALDVTVQVQILDLLAELKQKHEMSMLFITHDLGIVRKIADRVCVMTGGKIVETGRTKDIFTNPQHAYTKKLLAAEPKGKPPRVDATAPVVMEGKNVRVWFPVKKGFFRRTVDHVKAVKDVNITLRAGQTLGVVGESGSGKTTLGLALTRMISSQGGIRFEGEDISRYSFRQMRPLRRHIQIVFQDPFGALSPRMSVGEIIAEGLGIHEPGLSRAAREKRVIAALGEVRLDAETRHRYPHEFSGGQRQRIAIARAVILNPRFIMLDEPTSALDMGVQAQVVDLLRDLQQKHNLAYLFISHDLKVVKALANDLLVMRNGEVVEQGAAADIFAAPQTDYTRRLLAAAFDMRTAI; translated from the coding sequence ATGAGTGAAGCCCTGCTGTCTGTGCGTGATCTTTCTGTGACCTTCCGTCAGGACGGGCGCGCGGTACCGGCTGTTGATCATGTGTCGTTTGAGGTCGGCGCGGGGGAGACGGTGGCGCTGGTGGGGGAATCCGGTTCGGGCAAGTCTGTTACGGCGCTTTCAGTCCTGAAGCTTCTGCCTTATCCGATGGCGGCGCATCCTTCCGGCAAAATCCTGTTTGGCGGGCAGGATCTGCTGGCGGCGCCGGAGGATGAATTGCGCAAAGTCCGCGGCAAGGATATTGCCATGATTTTTCAGGAACCGATGACATCGCTCAATCCGCTGCATACGCTTGAGCGCCAGATCAGTGAAGTTTTGCGCATTCATCAGGGGATGCCGGCATCTGCTGCGCATAAGCGGACGCTTGCCTTGTTAAAACAGGTTGGTATCCGCGAGCCGGAAAAGCGCCTGAATTCGTTTCCGCACCAGTTATCCGGCGGGCAGCGCCAGCGGGTGATGATTGCCATGGCGCTGGCCAATAATCCGGCGCTGTTAATTGCTGATGAGCCGACAACCGCGCTGGATGTCACCGTGCAGGTGCAGATTCTTGACCTGCTGGCGGAGCTGAAACAAAAGCATGAAATGTCGATGCTGTTTATCACCCATGACCTTGGCATTGTGCGCAAAATCGCAGATCGTGTCTGTGTGATGACCGGCGGTAAAATTGTTGAAACCGGCAGGACAAAAGATATTTTTACCAATCCGCAGCATGCCTATACCAAAAAACTTCTGGCGGCAGAGCCGAAAGGCAAGCCGCCTCGGGTTGACGCAACGGCGCCGGTGGTGATGGAAGGCAAAAATGTGCGGGTGTGGTTTCCGGTGAAAAAAGGGTTTTTCCGCCGCACTGTCGATCATGTCAAGGCTGTGAAGGATGTGAATATCACCTTGCGCGCCGGGCAGACGCTGGGGGTGGTGGGTGAATCCGGTTCAGGCAAAACCACTTTGGGGCTGGCGCTGACGCGGATGATTTCATCACAGGGCGGGATCCGTTTTGAGGGGGAGGACATCAGCCGTTACAGCTTCAGGCAAATGCGCCCCTTGCGCCGTCATATCCAGATTGTGTTTCAGGATCCGTTCGGGGCTTTGTCACCGCGCATGTCCGTGGGCGAGATTATTGCCGAGGGGCTTGGCATTCACGAGCCGGGTTTAAGCCGCGCCGCGCGTGAGAAACGGGTGATTGCCGCGCTTGGGGAAGTCCGCCTCGACGCGGAAACGCGCCACCGCTACCCGCATGAGTTTTCCGGCGGCCAGCGCCAGCGTATCGCCATTGCCCGCGCCGTTATCCTCAATCCGCGTTTTATCATGCTTGATGAGCCGACCTCGGCGCTGGATATGGGCGTGCAGGCACAGGTGGTGGATTTGCTGCGGGACCTGCAGCAGAAACACAATCTTGCCTATCTCTTTATCAGTCATGATTTAAAGGTGGTGAAGGCGCTTGCCAATGATCTGCTGGTGATGCGCAATGGCGAAGTGGTGGAGCAGGGGGCGGCGGCAGATATTTTCGCCGCGCCGCAAACGGATTACACGCGCAGGCTGCTGGCGGCGGCTTTTGATATGAGAACCGCTATCTGA
- a CDS encoding Cell division protein ZapA (bhsal02620) has translation MATVMVNIDGKTYRMACDKGQEEHLAGLAGRFDHYIGHLKSSFGEIGDHRLSVMAGIMVMDEMSEMERRFAALEEEIKILRQERDTRSTASTEHEKSLAATLENITQRLIVMASRITPKS, from the coding sequence ATGGCAACGGTCATGGTGAATATCGACGGCAAGACATATCGTATGGCCTGTGACAAAGGGCAGGAAGAACACCTTGCCGGTCTGGCCGGCCGGTTTGATCACTATATAGGCCATCTGAAATCATCCTTTGGCGAAATCGGCGACCATCGCCTGTCGGTCATGGCTGGCATTATGGTGATGGATGAAATGAGCGAGATGGAAAGACGTTTCGCCGCGCTGGAAGAGGAAATCAAAATCCTGCGGCAGGAACGCGACACCCGCTCAACCGCCAGTACCGAGCACGAAAAATCACTGGCCGCAACGCTGGAAAACATCACCCAGCGCCTTATCGTGATGGCAAGCCGCATCACGCCAAAAAGTTAA
- a CDS encoding Hypothetical protein (bhsal02630), which produces MAKEYSLNTALERMNKALNVLEAAVETRLESQGQFSEIEEEVQRMNADRSRLARELDKSEAQAEKLEQANKQVSNRLITAMETIRTVIER; this is translated from the coding sequence ATGGCAAAGGAATACTCTCTCAACACGGCACTTGAACGGATGAACAAAGCACTCAATGTGCTGGAAGCCGCTGTTGAAACACGCCTTGAAAGCCAGGGGCAGTTCAGCGAAATTGAGGAAGAGGTGCAGCGGATGAATGCCGACCGTTCACGCCTCGCCCGGGAACTTGATAAAAGCGAAGCGCAGGCTGAAAAGCTGGAACAGGCCAACAAACAGGTTTCCAACCGGCTGATCACCGCGATGGAAACCATCCGCACGGTGATTGAGCGATAA
- a CDS encoding Transketolase (bhsal02640) translates to MTNSQKQNQMANAIRFLSIDAVEKANSGHPGLPMGAADIATVLYTQFLAHDPKNPAWPNRDRFVLSAGHGSMLLYSLLYLTGYEDITLDQIKDFRQLGARTAGHPEYGHAAGIETTTGPLGQGITNAVGMALGERLMAARFGDDLINHYTYTLVGDGCLMEGISQEAVALAGHLKLNKLIVLWDDNNISIDGKISLADNTSQRARFAASGWHTIKVDGHDQAAIAKALEEARASDRPTLIACKTTIGFGSPHKAGTSKVHGAPLGADEVKATREALGWDAPPFVVPAEILDNWRLAGLNAARKRLEWDRKYAALEPAQKVEFDRLMRGDLPGTFEAAIEAYKKKLVDEQPKVATRKASEMALEVINAVVPETVGGSADLTGSNNKKTSQTASITPDDFTGRYMHYGIREHAMGAVMNGLALYGGIIPYSGTFLCFSDYARPAIRLSSLMGIRVIYVMTHDSIGLGEDGPTHQPVEHLASLRAIPNHLVFRPADVVETAECWQLALKSAKAPSTLALTRQSLPTLRKEHKADNLCALGAYELETASDAAQVAIFASGSEVEIAVAACALLEEKGIATRVVSVPCFELFERQPASYRKALIGAAPVNIAVEAAIRQGWDRFIGTDGIFIGMTGFGASGPIEELYPHFGITAEAVVEAAQKRLDEKAAEQGAA, encoded by the coding sequence ATGACAAACTCTCAAAAGCAGAACCAGATGGCCAATGCCATTCGTTTTCTTTCTATTGACGCTGTTGAAAAAGCCAATTCCGGCCATCCGGGACTGCCGATGGGCGCGGCAGATATTGCGACTGTCCTTTATACACAGTTTCTGGCCCATGACCCTAAAAACCCTGCCTGGCCCAACCGTGACCGTTTTGTGCTTTCTGCCGGTCATGGCTCCATGCTGCTTTATTCCTTGCTTTATCTCACCGGCTATGAAGATATCACCCTCGACCAGATCAAGGATTTCCGCCAGCTTGGCGCGCGCACCGCAGGCCATCCTGAATATGGCCATGCCGCCGGAATTGAAACAACAACCGGCCCGCTCGGGCAAGGCATCACCAATGCCGTTGGCATGGCGCTGGGCGAGCGCCTGATGGCGGCGCGTTTTGGCGATGATCTCATTAACCATTATACCTATACGCTTGTCGGTGACGGCTGCCTGATGGAAGGCATCAGCCAGGAAGCTGTTGCGCTAGCCGGTCATCTGAAGCTGAACAAGCTGATTGTGCTGTGGGATGACAACAATATCTCGATTGACGGTAAAATCAGCCTTGCCGACAATACCAGCCAGCGCGCCCGCTTTGCCGCCAGCGGCTGGCATACCATCAAGGTTGACGGCCATGATCAGGCGGCCATTGCCAAAGCACTGGAAGAAGCACGCGCTTCGGACAGGCCGACACTGATTGCCTGCAAAACCACCATCGGTTTCGGTTCGCCCCATAAAGCCGGCACCAGCAAGGTGCACGGCGCGCCGCTTGGTGCTGATGAGGTGAAGGCCACGCGTGAAGCGCTTGGCTGGGATGCTCCCCCCTTTGTTGTTCCGGCGGAAATTCTCGACAATTGGCGGCTGGCAGGGTTGAATGCTGCCAGGAAACGGCTGGAATGGGACAGGAAATATGCTGCTCTTGAACCGGCGCAGAAGGTGGAATTTGACCGCCTGATGCGTGGTGACCTGCCGGGCACGTTTGAGGCGGCGATAGAAGCGTACAAGAAAAAACTGGTTGACGAACAGCCGAAAGTCGCCACCCGCAAGGCGTCCGAAATGGCGCTTGAGGTTATCAACGCTGTTGTGCCGGAAACTGTCGGCGGCTCGGCGGACCTGACCGGCTCCAACAATAAGAAGACGAGCCAGACAGCTTCCATCACGCCGGATGATTTTACCGGCCGTTATATGCATTATGGCATTCGCGAGCACGCCATGGGCGCTGTCATGAACGGCTTGGCGCTTTATGGCGGTATCATTCCCTATTCAGGCACTTTCCTGTGCTTTTCCGATTACGCCCGCCCGGCCATACGGCTGTCATCCCTGATGGGCATTCGTGTTATTTATGTTATGACGCATGATTCCATCGGCCTTGGTGAAGATGGCCCGACGCACCAGCCGGTTGAGCATCTGGCAAGCTTGCGGGCGATCCCCAATCATCTGGTGTTCCGCCCGGCGGATGTGGTTGAAACGGCTGAATGCTGGCAACTGGCCCTGAAATCCGCCAAAGCGCCGTCAACACTGGCGCTGACACGGCAGAGCCTGCCAACCCTGCGCAAGGAACATAAGGCCGATAATCTGTGCGCGCTTGGCGCTTATGAACTGGAAACCGCCAGTGATGCAGCGCAGGTGGCGATTTTCGCCAGCGGCTCGGAAGTGGAAATTGCCGTTGCCGCCTGCGCGTTGCTGGAAGAAAAAGGCATTGCCACCCGCGTTGTTTCGGTGCCATGTTTTGAGTTGTTCGAGCGGCAGCCCGCTTCTTACCGCAAGGCGCTGATCGGGGCTGCGCCGGTGAATATCGCCGTTGAGGCGGCTATCCGGCAGGGTTGGGACAGATTTATCGGTACAGACGGTATCTTTATCGGCATGACCGGTTTTGGCGCCAGCGGTCCGATTGAGGAACTTTACCCGCATTTTGGCATCACGGCGGAAGCTGTTGTCGAGGCGGCGCAAAAACGTCTTGATGAAAAGGCGGCTGAGCAGGGTGCGGCATGA
- a CDS encoding Glyceraldehyde-3-phosphate dehydrogenase (bhsal02650): MAVRVAINGFGRIGRNILRAIIESGRKDIEVVAINDLGPVETNAHLLRYDSVHGRFPAEVKVSGDTIDVGRGPIKVYAERNPEDLPWKEEKIDIAMECTGIFTKREQAAMHLKAGAKRVIISAPAEGADLTVVFGVNHDKLGKEHEIISNASCTTNCLGPVAKVLNDTIGIDKGFMTTIHSYTGDQPTLDTMHKDLYRARAAALSMIPTSTGAAKAVGLVLPELKGRLDGVAIRVPTPNVSVVDFKFVARRATTVEEINEAIRSAAKGKLKGILGFTDEKLVSHDFNHDPHSSVFHMDQTKVMDGTLCRILSWYDNEWGFSNRMADTAVAFARVI; the protein is encoded by the coding sequence ATGGCAGTACGTGTAGCAATTAACGGATTTGGACGCATTGGCCGCAACATCCTGCGCGCTATTATTGAAAGTGGCCGCAAGGATATTGAGGTTGTCGCCATCAATGATTTGGGACCGGTTGAAACCAACGCCCATTTGCTGCGCTATGATTCCGTTCATGGCCGCTTTCCGGCTGAAGTGAAAGTTTCCGGTGATACGATTGATGTTGGCCGTGGTCCGATCAAGGTTTATGCCGAACGCAACCCGGAAGACTTGCCGTGGAAGGAAGAAAAAATAGACATCGCCATGGAATGCACCGGCATTTTCACCAAGCGTGAACAGGCTGCGATGCATTTGAAAGCCGGTGCAAAGCGGGTGATCATCTCCGCTCCTGCCGAGGGTGCTGATCTGACGGTTGTTTTTGGTGTCAACCATGACAAGCTGGGCAAGGAGCATGAAATCATCTCCAATGCTTCCTGCACCACCAACTGCCTCGGGCCGGTTGCCAAAGTGCTGAATGATACAATCGGCATTGACAAGGGTTTCATGACCACCATCCATTCCTATACCGGTGATCAGCCGACTCTTGATACCATGCACAAGGATCTCTATCGCGCCCGCGCTGCCGCCTTGTCGATGATCCCGACGTCAACCGGTGCGGCCAAGGCTGTCGGCCTGGTTTTGCCTGAACTGAAGGGCCGTCTTGACGGTGTTGCCATCCGTGTGCCGACGCCGAATGTTTCTGTGGTGGACTTCAAGTTTGTCGCCAGGCGCGCCACCACCGTTGAGGAAATCAATGAGGCGATCCGCTCTGCCGCTAAAGGCAAGCTCAAGGGCATTCTCGGCTTTACGGATGAGAAACTTGTCAGCCATGACTTCAACCATGACCCGCATTCTTCCGTGTTCCATATGGATCAGACCAAGGTGATGGACGGGACTCTGTGCCGTATCCTTTCATGGTATGACAACGAATGGGGTTTCTCCAACCGTATGGCGGACACGGCTGTAGCCTTTGCCAGGGTGATTTAG
- the pgk gene encoding Phosphoglycerate kinase (bhsal02660), whose protein sequence is MAFRTLDDVDVKSKRVLLRVDLNVPVAEGKVTDTTRIERVAPTILELESKGAKVILLAHFGRPKGKVVKEASLKQIIKAMEKVLDHSVHFAEDCIGEKVAKAVAAMKDGTILLLENTRFHAGEEKNDPAFVKALAVNGDIYVNDAFSAAHRAHASTEGLAHVLPAYAGRAMQGELEALEKGLGQPEQPVVAIVGGAKVSTKIDLLNNLVEKVDALVIGGGMANTFLAAEGVGVGQSLCEHELGETARNILAKAKAENCTVILPVDVVVAWHFEANAPHQQYGVDAVPADGMILDAGDLSVERIKDVIDSAATLVWNGPLGAFELHPFDRGTVVAARHAAERTKAGELVSVAGGGDTVSALNHAGVADDFTYISTAGGAFLEWMEGKPLPGVVVLEKR, encoded by the coding sequence ATGGCGTTTCGTACACTGGATGATGTTGATGTGAAGTCAAAACGTGTTCTGCTGCGTGTTGATCTGAACGTGCCGGTTGCAGAGGGCAAAGTGACCGATACAACCCGTATTGAACGGGTGGCGCCAACCATTCTTGAACTGGAGAGCAAGGGCGCGAAAGTTATTCTGCTGGCCCATTTCGGCCGTCCGAAAGGCAAGGTGGTTAAAGAGGCTTCACTCAAACAGATTATCAAGGCGATGGAAAAGGTGCTGGACCATTCGGTGCATTTTGCTGAAGACTGCATTGGCGAGAAAGTGGCGAAGGCTGTGGCGGCGATGAAAGACGGCACGATTTTGCTGCTTGAAAATACCCGCTTTCATGCCGGTGAAGAAAAAAATGATCCGGCTTTTGTCAAGGCTCTGGCGGTGAATGGCGATATTTATGTCAATGATGCTTTTTCGGCGGCCCACCGGGCGCATGCTTCGACCGAAGGGCTGGCGCATGTGCTGCCTGCTTATGCCGGCCGCGCCATGCAGGGGGAACTGGAAGCGCTGGAAAAAGGCCTTGGCCAGCCGGAGCAGCCGGTGGTGGCGATTGTCGGCGGCGCAAAAGTTTCCACCAAAATTGATCTGCTGAACAATCTGGTTGAAAAGGTTGATGCGCTGGTGATTGGCGGCGGCATGGCCAATACATTTCTCGCTGCTGAAGGGGTGGGGGTTGGCCAATCCCTGTGCGAGCATGAGCTGGGCGAGACGGCGCGTAATATTCTGGCCAAGGCCAAGGCGGAGAACTGCACGGTTATTTTGCCGGTGGATGTGGTTGTCGCCTGGCATTTTGAGGCGAACGCGCCGCACCAGCAATATGGTGTCGATGCGGTGCCTGCCGATGGTATGATTCTTGACGCTGGCGACTTGTCGGTTGAGCGGATCAAGGATGTGATTGACAGTGCGGCGACGCTGGTCTGGAACGGCCCGCTCGGCGCGTTTGAATTGCATCCGTTTGATCGCGGCACCGTTGTTGCGGCACGGCATGCGGCAGAACGCACCAAAGCGGGAGAGCTGGTTTCTGTCGCTGGCGGCGGTGATACGGTGTCGGCGCTTAATCATGCCGGTGTGGCGGATGATTTCACCTATATTTCAACTGCGGGCGGCGCATTTCTGGAATGGATGGAAGGCAAGCCGCTGCCGGGTGTTGTGGTGTTGGAAAAACGCTGA
- a CDS encoding Fructose-bisphosphate aldolase (bhsal02670), giving the protein MAERLEDIAHKLVAEGKGILAADESTGTIQKRFETIGLKSTGESRRDYRDMLFSTKQAMRDYISGVILYDETIRQQAADGVALTERIAASGALPGIKVDAGAKPLAAFAGETITQGLDGLRERLQEYYRLGARFAKWRAVIAIDSAALPSCGAVRQNAQALARYAALCQEAGIVPVVEPEVLMDGKPGNHTIGRCYDVTVQTLREVFAALAEARVKLEGMILKPNMVIDGKGARKASVAEVAEKTLRCLRETVPAAVPGIAFLSGGQGDAEASEHLSVMNAAGPQPWKLTFSFGRALQAAAIAAWGGRRENIAAGQRAFAHRAHMNHLAALGQWTEKAEKQT; this is encoded by the coding sequence ATGGCAGAACGTCTTGAGGATATCGCGCACAAACTGGTTGCTGAAGGCAAGGGGATATTGGCGGCGGATGAAAGCACGGGCACAATTCAAAAGCGCTTTGAGACGATTGGCCTGAAGTCAACCGGGGAAAGCCGCCGCGATTATCGCGATATGCTGTTTTCGACAAAACAGGCAATGCGCGATTATATTTCCGGCGTTATCCTTTATGATGAAACCATCCGGCAACAGGCGGCGGATGGTGTTGCATTGACGGAGCGTATTGCCGCTTCCGGCGCGCTGCCCGGCATCAAGGTTGATGCCGGGGCAAAACCGCTGGCTGCTTTTGCCGGTGAGACAATCACGCAAGGGCTGGATGGTTTGCGCGAACGCTTGCAGGAGTATTACCGGCTTGGGGCACGGTTTGCCAAGTGGCGGGCGGTGATTGCGATTGACAGCGCTGCTTTGCCAAGCTGCGGCGCTGTGCGGCAGAATGCACAGGCGCTGGCGCGTTATGCGGCGTTGTGTCAGGAAGCAGGCATTGTACCGGTTGTTGAGCCGGAAGTGCTGATGGATGGCAAGCCCGGCAATCATACGATTGGGCGTTGTTATGATGTAACTGTGCAGACGCTGCGGGAAGTGTTTGCCGCGCTTGCGGAGGCGCGTGTCAAACTGGAAGGGATGATTTTAAAGCCGAATATGGTGATTGACGGGAAGGGAGCACGCAAGGCTTCTGTGGCGGAGGTGGCGGAAAAAACCCTGCGCTGTCTGAGAGAAACCGTCCCGGCCGCTGTGCCGGGCATTGCTTTCCTTTCCGGCGGGCAGGGGGATGCAGAGGCAAGCGAACACCTGTCCGTGATGAATGCCGCCGGGCCGCAACCATGGAAGCTGACATTTTCCTTTGGCCGGGCGTTGCAGGCAGCGGCCATTGCCGCATGGGGCGGCAGGCGAGAAAATATCGCCGCCGGTCAGCGCGCCTTTGCCCATCGTGCGCATATGAACCATCTTGCTGCCCTTGGGCAATGGACAGAAAAGGCAGAAAAACAAACATAA
- the tolQ gene encoding Protein TolQ (bhsal02680): protein MSADTTLLGLFWQANMIVKLVMIGLLAASLWSWAIIFNKIVSYGAARRSARQFEQLFWSGQSLEDLYRNMDERRSTGMSAIFMAAMQEWKKSFEKGARSPIGLQMRIDKAMDVALARETDRMEAQLGFLATVGSAAPFVGLFGTVVGIMTSFMSIASSNDTSLTTVAPGIAEALFATAIGLLAAIPAVVAYNKLSGDANKIGAQLTGFADEFSSILSRQIDERLAVARAK from the coding sequence ATGTCCGCGGATACAACATTACTGGGATTGTTCTGGCAGGCGAATATGATCGTCAAGCTGGTGATGATCGGCCTGCTTGCCGCCTCATTATGGAGCTGGGCCATTATCTTTAATAAAATTGTCAGCTATGGCGCGGCGCGGCGTTCTGCCAGGCAGTTTGAACAGCTGTTCTGGTCCGGCCAATCGCTGGAAGACCTTTACCGCAATATGGACGAACGGCGCAGCACCGGTATGAGCGCGATTTTCATGGCCGCCATGCAGGAATGGAAAAAGTCATTTGAAAAAGGCGCGCGTTCGCCTATCGGCCTGCAGATGCGCATTGACAAGGCTATGGATGTGGCGCTGGCGCGTGAAACAGACCGGATGGAAGCGCAGCTTGGTTTTCTGGCAACAGTCGGTTCTGCCGCGCCGTTTGTCGGGCTGTTTGGCACAGTGGTGGGTATCATGACGTCTTTCATGTCGATCGCCTCGTCCAATGACACCAGCCTGACGACTGTTGCGCCCGGCATTGCCGAAGCGCTGTTTGCAACCGCTATCGGGCTGCTGGCGGCTATTCCGGCGGTGGTGGCGTATAACAAACTGTCAGGGGATGCGAATAAAATCGGTGCGCAGCTTACCGGTTTTGCCGATGAGTTTTCCAGCATTTTATCGCGGCAGATCGATGAGCGGCTGGCCGTGGCGCGGGCGAAGTGA